A genome region from Cyprinus carpio isolate SPL01 chromosome B23, ASM1834038v1, whole genome shotgun sequence includes the following:
- the uckl1b gene encoding uridine-cytidine kinase-like 1 isoform X1, whose product MSAVCGDGRVSAMECGDKASMRCPSGGGEGSLDRLLPSVSTSLSPRKRTTSQCKSEPPLLRTSKRTIYTAGRPPWYNEHGTQSKEAFVIGLCGGSASGKTTVARKIIEALDVPWVVLLSMDSFYKVLTAEQQLLAANNDYNFDHPDAFDFSLLVHTLRKLKQGKSVKIPVYDFTTHGRQKVWKTVYGASVIIFEGIMSFADKELLKLLDMKIFVDTDSDIRLVRRLRRDITERGRDIDGVIKQYNKFVKPAFEQYIEPTMRLADIVVPRGGGNMVAIDLIVQHVHSQLEERKLRWDMAALASAHQAQPLPQTLSVLESTPQVRGMHTIIRNKETSRDEFIFYSKRLMRLLIERALSFLPSQVHIVQTPQGEDYEGRTFHGKRITGVSILRAGETMEPALRAVCKDVRIGKILIQTNQDTGEPELHYLRLPKDISEDHVILMDCTVSTGAAAMMAIRVLLDHDVREDKILLVSLLMAEMGVHSVAYAFPQVKIITTAVDKKVNDLFHIIPGIGNFGDRYFGTDAPPDWSDDDMDEPSC is encoded by the exons ATGTCTGCCGTGTGCGGAGACGGAAGGGTCTCAGCGATGGAGTGCGGAGATAAAGCGTCTATGCGCTGCCCAAG TGGCGGTGGTGAAGGCTCTCTGGACAGGCTCCTCCCATCCGTCAGCACCAGCCTGTCGCCACGGAAACGAACCACCAGCCAGTGCAAATCAGAGCCTCCGCTGCTGCGGACCAGTAAGAGGACCATCTACACCGCCGGACGCCCACCGTGGTACAATGAACACGGGACCCAGTCCAAAGAAGCTTTTGTTATCG GGCTTTGTGGAGGCAGTGCTTCAGGCAAAACAACAGTTGCTCGTAAAATTATCGAGGCCTTGGATGTTCCTTGGGTGGTTCTTCTGTCAATGGATTCCTTCTACAAG GTTCTGACGGCCGAACAGCAGCTGCTGGCTGCTAATAACGATTACAACTTTGACCATCCAGACGCCTTTGATTTCAGCCTGCTGGTGCACACTCTCCGCAAACTCAAGCAGGGCAAGAGCGTGAAGATCCCGGTGTATGACTTCACCACACACGGACGGCAGAAAGTATGG AAAACGGTGTATGGGGCCAGCGTCATTATATTTGAGGGCATCATGTCATTTGCAGATAAAGAGCTGCTGAAG CTGCTAGACATGAAGATCTTTGTGGACACAGATTCTGACATCCGGCTGGTACGGAGGCTCAGGAGGGACATCACAGAGCGCGGCCGGGACATCGATGGAGTGATCAAACAGTACAACAAGTTTGTGAAGCCAGCTTTTGAACAGTACATCGAGCCCACCATGAGACTGGCAGATATCGTGGTGCCACGAG GTGGTGGCAACATGGTGGCCATTGATCTTATAGTGCAGCACGTTCACAGTCAGCTGGAGGAG AGAAAGCTCCGCTGGGATAT GGCGGCCCTGGCGTCTGCCCATCAGGCTCAGCCCCTTCCGCAGACCCTCAGTGTCCTGGAGAGTACGCCGCAGGTCCGCGGCATGCACACCATCAtcag AAATAAAGAGACCAGTCGAGACGAGTTCATCTTCTACTCTAAGAGGTTAATGCGGCTCCTCATCGAGAGAGCGCTGTCCTTCCTTCCATCTCAG GTTCACATTGTTCAGACCCCACAAGGAGAAGATTATGAGGGCCGAACTTTTCATGGGAAGAGG ATTACGGGTGTGTCGATTCTCAGGGCGGGAGAGACCATGGAGCCCGCGCTTAGGGCCGTGTGCAAAGACGTCCGCATTGGCAAAATCCTCATCCAGACCAATCAGGACACAGGAGAGCCGGAG TTGCATTATTTGCGTCTGCCCAAAGACATCAGCGAGGATCACGTGATTCTGATGGACTGCACTGTGTCCACCGGAGCGGCAGCCATGATGGCCATCAGAGTTTTACTT gatcaTGACGTTCGGGAGGATAAGATCCTGCTGGTGTCTCTGCTGATGGCTGAGATGGGTGTCCATTCTGTGGCCTACGCCTTTCCTCAGGTCAAAATCATCACCACCGCCGTCGACAAGAAGGTCAATGACCTGTTCCACATCATCCCCGGCATAG GAAATTTTGGGGATCGATATTTTGGCACGGATGCACCTCCAGACTGGAGCGATGATGACATGGATGAGCCCAGCTGCTGA
- the uckl1b gene encoding uridine-cytidine kinase-like 1 isoform X3 gives MSAVCGDGRVSAMECGDKASMRCPSGGGEGSLDRLLPSVSTSLSPRKRTTSQCKSEPPLLRTSKRTIYTAGRPPWYNEHGTQSKEAFVIGLCGGSASGKTTVARKIIEALDVPWVVLLSMDSFYKVLTAEQQLLAANNDYNFDHPDAFDFSLLVHTLRKLKQGKSVKIPVYDFTTHGRQKVWKTVYGASVIIFEGIMSFADKELLKLLDMKIFVDTDSDIRLVRRLRRDITERGRDIDGVIKQYNKFVKPAFEQYIEPTMRLADIVVPRGGGNMVAIDLIVQHVHSQLEERELSVRAALASAHQAQPLPQTLSVLESTPQVRGMHTIIRNKETSRDEFIFYSKRLMRLLIERALSFLPSQVHIVQTPQGEDYEGRTFHGKRITGVSILRAGETMEPALRAVCKDVRIGKILIQTNQDTGEPELHYLRLPKDISEDHVILMDCTVSTGAAAMMAIRVLLDHDVREDKILLVSLLMAEMGVHSVAYAFPQVKIITTAVDKKVNDLFHIIPGIGNFGDRYFGTDAPPDWSDDDMDEPSC, from the exons ATGTCTGCCGTGTGCGGAGACGGAAGGGTCTCAGCGATGGAGTGCGGAGATAAAGCGTCTATGCGCTGCCCAAG TGGCGGTGGTGAAGGCTCTCTGGACAGGCTCCTCCCATCCGTCAGCACCAGCCTGTCGCCACGGAAACGAACCACCAGCCAGTGCAAATCAGAGCCTCCGCTGCTGCGGACCAGTAAGAGGACCATCTACACCGCCGGACGCCCACCGTGGTACAATGAACACGGGACCCAGTCCAAAGAAGCTTTTGTTATCG GGCTTTGTGGAGGCAGTGCTTCAGGCAAAACAACAGTTGCTCGTAAAATTATCGAGGCCTTGGATGTTCCTTGGGTGGTTCTTCTGTCAATGGATTCCTTCTACAAG GTTCTGACGGCCGAACAGCAGCTGCTGGCTGCTAATAACGATTACAACTTTGACCATCCAGACGCCTTTGATTTCAGCCTGCTGGTGCACACTCTCCGCAAACTCAAGCAGGGCAAGAGCGTGAAGATCCCGGTGTATGACTTCACCACACACGGACGGCAGAAAGTATGG AAAACGGTGTATGGGGCCAGCGTCATTATATTTGAGGGCATCATGTCATTTGCAGATAAAGAGCTGCTGAAG CTGCTAGACATGAAGATCTTTGTGGACACAGATTCTGACATCCGGCTGGTACGGAGGCTCAGGAGGGACATCACAGAGCGCGGCCGGGACATCGATGGAGTGATCAAACAGTACAACAAGTTTGTGAAGCCAGCTTTTGAACAGTACATCGAGCCCACCATGAGACTGGCAGATATCGTGGTGCCACGAG GTGGTGGCAACATGGTGGCCATTGATCTTATAGTGCAGCACGTTCACAGTCAGCTGGAGGAG CGTGAACTCAGCGTCAG GGCGGCCCTGGCGTCTGCCCATCAGGCTCAGCCCCTTCCGCAGACCCTCAGTGTCCTGGAGAGTACGCCGCAGGTCCGCGGCATGCACACCATCAtcag AAATAAAGAGACCAGTCGAGACGAGTTCATCTTCTACTCTAAGAGGTTAATGCGGCTCCTCATCGAGAGAGCGCTGTCCTTCCTTCCATCTCAG GTTCACATTGTTCAGACCCCACAAGGAGAAGATTATGAGGGCCGAACTTTTCATGGGAAGAGG ATTACGGGTGTGTCGATTCTCAGGGCGGGAGAGACCATGGAGCCCGCGCTTAGGGCCGTGTGCAAAGACGTCCGCATTGGCAAAATCCTCATCCAGACCAATCAGGACACAGGAGAGCCGGAG TTGCATTATTTGCGTCTGCCCAAAGACATCAGCGAGGATCACGTGATTCTGATGGACTGCACTGTGTCCACCGGAGCGGCAGCCATGATGGCCATCAGAGTTTTACTT gatcaTGACGTTCGGGAGGATAAGATCCTGCTGGTGTCTCTGCTGATGGCTGAGATGGGTGTCCATTCTGTGGCCTACGCCTTTCCTCAGGTCAAAATCATCACCACCGCCGTCGACAAGAAGGTCAATGACCTGTTCCACATCATCCCCGGCATAG GAAATTTTGGGGATCGATATTTTGGCACGGATGCACCTCCAGACTGGAGCGATGATGACATGGATGAGCCCAGCTGCTGA
- the uckl1b gene encoding uridine-cytidine kinase-like 1 isoform X2 → MVDLSRACWSPCCISRVSKTLQHTSGGGEGSLDRLLPSVSTSLSPRKRTTSQCKSEPPLLRTSKRTIYTAGRPPWYNEHGTQSKEAFVIGLCGGSASGKTTVARKIIEALDVPWVVLLSMDSFYKVLTAEQQLLAANNDYNFDHPDAFDFSLLVHTLRKLKQGKSVKIPVYDFTTHGRQKVWKTVYGASVIIFEGIMSFADKELLKLLDMKIFVDTDSDIRLVRRLRRDITERGRDIDGVIKQYNKFVKPAFEQYIEPTMRLADIVVPRGGGNMVAIDLIVQHVHSQLEERKLRWDMAALASAHQAQPLPQTLSVLESTPQVRGMHTIIRNKETSRDEFIFYSKRLMRLLIERALSFLPSQVHIVQTPQGEDYEGRTFHGKRITGVSILRAGETMEPALRAVCKDVRIGKILIQTNQDTGEPELHYLRLPKDISEDHVILMDCTVSTGAAAMMAIRVLLDHDVREDKILLVSLLMAEMGVHSVAYAFPQVKIITTAVDKKVNDLFHIIPGIGNFGDRYFGTDAPPDWSDDDMDEPSC, encoded by the exons ATGGTTGACCTGTCTCGCGCGTGCTGGAGTCCCTGCTGCATCTCGCGTGTTTCTAAGACTTTACAACACACAAG TGGCGGTGGTGAAGGCTCTCTGGACAGGCTCCTCCCATCCGTCAGCACCAGCCTGTCGCCACGGAAACGAACCACCAGCCAGTGCAAATCAGAGCCTCCGCTGCTGCGGACCAGTAAGAGGACCATCTACACCGCCGGACGCCCACCGTGGTACAATGAACACGGGACCCAGTCCAAAGAAGCTTTTGTTATCG GGCTTTGTGGAGGCAGTGCTTCAGGCAAAACAACAGTTGCTCGTAAAATTATCGAGGCCTTGGATGTTCCTTGGGTGGTTCTTCTGTCAATGGATTCCTTCTACAAG GTTCTGACGGCCGAACAGCAGCTGCTGGCTGCTAATAACGATTACAACTTTGACCATCCAGACGCCTTTGATTTCAGCCTGCTGGTGCACACTCTCCGCAAACTCAAGCAGGGCAAGAGCGTGAAGATCCCGGTGTATGACTTCACCACACACGGACGGCAGAAAGTATGG AAAACGGTGTATGGGGCCAGCGTCATTATATTTGAGGGCATCATGTCATTTGCAGATAAAGAGCTGCTGAAG CTGCTAGACATGAAGATCTTTGTGGACACAGATTCTGACATCCGGCTGGTACGGAGGCTCAGGAGGGACATCACAGAGCGCGGCCGGGACATCGATGGAGTGATCAAACAGTACAACAAGTTTGTGAAGCCAGCTTTTGAACAGTACATCGAGCCCACCATGAGACTGGCAGATATCGTGGTGCCACGAG GTGGTGGCAACATGGTGGCCATTGATCTTATAGTGCAGCACGTTCACAGTCAGCTGGAGGAG AGAAAGCTCCGCTGGGATAT GGCGGCCCTGGCGTCTGCCCATCAGGCTCAGCCCCTTCCGCAGACCCTCAGTGTCCTGGAGAGTACGCCGCAGGTCCGCGGCATGCACACCATCAtcag AAATAAAGAGACCAGTCGAGACGAGTTCATCTTCTACTCTAAGAGGTTAATGCGGCTCCTCATCGAGAGAGCGCTGTCCTTCCTTCCATCTCAG GTTCACATTGTTCAGACCCCACAAGGAGAAGATTATGAGGGCCGAACTTTTCATGGGAAGAGG ATTACGGGTGTGTCGATTCTCAGGGCGGGAGAGACCATGGAGCCCGCGCTTAGGGCCGTGTGCAAAGACGTCCGCATTGGCAAAATCCTCATCCAGACCAATCAGGACACAGGAGAGCCGGAG TTGCATTATTTGCGTCTGCCCAAAGACATCAGCGAGGATCACGTGATTCTGATGGACTGCACTGTGTCCACCGGAGCGGCAGCCATGATGGCCATCAGAGTTTTACTT gatcaTGACGTTCGGGAGGATAAGATCCTGCTGGTGTCTCTGCTGATGGCTGAGATGGGTGTCCATTCTGTGGCCTACGCCTTTCCTCAGGTCAAAATCATCACCACCGCCGTCGACAAGAAGGTCAATGACCTGTTCCACATCATCCCCGGCATAG GAAATTTTGGGGATCGATATTTTGGCACGGATGCACCTCCAGACTGGAGCGATGATGACATGGATGAGCCCAGCTGCTGA
- the uckl1b gene encoding uridine-cytidine kinase-like 1 isoform X4: MNTLPAYSGARISGCWALRADGSGGGEGSLDRLLPSVSTSLSPRKRTTSQCKSEPPLLRTSKRTIYTAGRPPWYNEHGTQSKEAFVIGLCGGSASGKTTVARKIIEALDVPWVVLLSMDSFYKVLTAEQQLLAANNDYNFDHPDAFDFSLLVHTLRKLKQGKSVKIPVYDFTTHGRQKVWKTVYGASVIIFEGIMSFADKELLKLLDMKIFVDTDSDIRLVRRLRRDITERGRDIDGVIKQYNKFVKPAFEQYIEPTMRLADIVVPRGGGNMVAIDLIVQHVHSQLEERKLRWDMAALASAHQAQPLPQTLSVLESTPQVRGMHTIIRNKETSRDEFIFYSKRLMRLLIERALSFLPSQVHIVQTPQGEDYEGRTFHGKRITGVSILRAGETMEPALRAVCKDVRIGKILIQTNQDTGEPELHYLRLPKDISEDHVILMDCTVSTGAAAMMAIRVLLDHDVREDKILLVSLLMAEMGVHSVAYAFPQVKIITTAVDKKVNDLFHIIPGIGNFGDRYFGTDAPPDWSDDDMDEPSC, encoded by the exons ATGAACACACTCCCAGCGTACTCGGGAGCAAGGATCTCAGGCTGCTGGGCTCTTAGGGCAGATGGAAG TGGCGGTGGTGAAGGCTCTCTGGACAGGCTCCTCCCATCCGTCAGCACCAGCCTGTCGCCACGGAAACGAACCACCAGCCAGTGCAAATCAGAGCCTCCGCTGCTGCGGACCAGTAAGAGGACCATCTACACCGCCGGACGCCCACCGTGGTACAATGAACACGGGACCCAGTCCAAAGAAGCTTTTGTTATCG GGCTTTGTGGAGGCAGTGCTTCAGGCAAAACAACAGTTGCTCGTAAAATTATCGAGGCCTTGGATGTTCCTTGGGTGGTTCTTCTGTCAATGGATTCCTTCTACAAG GTTCTGACGGCCGAACAGCAGCTGCTGGCTGCTAATAACGATTACAACTTTGACCATCCAGACGCCTTTGATTTCAGCCTGCTGGTGCACACTCTCCGCAAACTCAAGCAGGGCAAGAGCGTGAAGATCCCGGTGTATGACTTCACCACACACGGACGGCAGAAAGTATGG AAAACGGTGTATGGGGCCAGCGTCATTATATTTGAGGGCATCATGTCATTTGCAGATAAAGAGCTGCTGAAG CTGCTAGACATGAAGATCTTTGTGGACACAGATTCTGACATCCGGCTGGTACGGAGGCTCAGGAGGGACATCACAGAGCGCGGCCGGGACATCGATGGAGTGATCAAACAGTACAACAAGTTTGTGAAGCCAGCTTTTGAACAGTACATCGAGCCCACCATGAGACTGGCAGATATCGTGGTGCCACGAG GTGGTGGCAACATGGTGGCCATTGATCTTATAGTGCAGCACGTTCACAGTCAGCTGGAGGAG AGAAAGCTCCGCTGGGATAT GGCGGCCCTGGCGTCTGCCCATCAGGCTCAGCCCCTTCCGCAGACCCTCAGTGTCCTGGAGAGTACGCCGCAGGTCCGCGGCATGCACACCATCAtcag AAATAAAGAGACCAGTCGAGACGAGTTCATCTTCTACTCTAAGAGGTTAATGCGGCTCCTCATCGAGAGAGCGCTGTCCTTCCTTCCATCTCAG GTTCACATTGTTCAGACCCCACAAGGAGAAGATTATGAGGGCCGAACTTTTCATGGGAAGAGG ATTACGGGTGTGTCGATTCTCAGGGCGGGAGAGACCATGGAGCCCGCGCTTAGGGCCGTGTGCAAAGACGTCCGCATTGGCAAAATCCTCATCCAGACCAATCAGGACACAGGAGAGCCGGAG TTGCATTATTTGCGTCTGCCCAAAGACATCAGCGAGGATCACGTGATTCTGATGGACTGCACTGTGTCCACCGGAGCGGCAGCCATGATGGCCATCAGAGTTTTACTT gatcaTGACGTTCGGGAGGATAAGATCCTGCTGGTGTCTCTGCTGATGGCTGAGATGGGTGTCCATTCTGTGGCCTACGCCTTTCCTCAGGTCAAAATCATCACCACCGCCGTCGACAAGAAGGTCAATGACCTGTTCCACATCATCCCCGGCATAG GAAATTTTGGGGATCGATATTTTGGCACGGATGCACCTCCAGACTGGAGCGATGATGACATGGATGAGCCCAGCTGCTGA
- the uckl1b gene encoding uridine-cytidine kinase-like 1 isoform X5 gives MNTLPAYSGARISGCWALRADGSGGGEGSLDRLLPSVSTSLSPRKRTTSQCKSEPPLLRTSKRTIYTAGRPPWYNEHGTQSKEAFVIGLCGGSASGKTTVARKIIEALDVPWVVLLSMDSFYKVLTAEQQLLAANNDYNFDHPDAFDFSLLVHTLRKLKQGKSVKIPVYDFTTHGRQKVWKTVYGASVIIFEGIMSFADKELLKLLDMKIFVDTDSDIRLVRRLRRDITERGRDIDGVIKQYNKFVKPAFEQYIEPTMRLADIVVPRGGGNMVAIDLIVQHVHSQLEERELSVRAALASAHQAQPLPQTLSVLESTPQVRGMHTIIRNKETSRDEFIFYSKRLMRLLIERALSFLPSQVHIVQTPQGEDYEGRTFHGKRITGVSILRAGETMEPALRAVCKDVRIGKILIQTNQDTGEPELHYLRLPKDISEDHVILMDCTVSTGAAAMMAIRVLLDHDVREDKILLVSLLMAEMGVHSVAYAFPQVKIITTAVDKKVNDLFHIIPGIGNFGDRYFGTDAPPDWSDDDMDEPSC, from the exons ATGAACACACTCCCAGCGTACTCGGGAGCAAGGATCTCAGGCTGCTGGGCTCTTAGGGCAGATGGAAG TGGCGGTGGTGAAGGCTCTCTGGACAGGCTCCTCCCATCCGTCAGCACCAGCCTGTCGCCACGGAAACGAACCACCAGCCAGTGCAAATCAGAGCCTCCGCTGCTGCGGACCAGTAAGAGGACCATCTACACCGCCGGACGCCCACCGTGGTACAATGAACACGGGACCCAGTCCAAAGAAGCTTTTGTTATCG GGCTTTGTGGAGGCAGTGCTTCAGGCAAAACAACAGTTGCTCGTAAAATTATCGAGGCCTTGGATGTTCCTTGGGTGGTTCTTCTGTCAATGGATTCCTTCTACAAG GTTCTGACGGCCGAACAGCAGCTGCTGGCTGCTAATAACGATTACAACTTTGACCATCCAGACGCCTTTGATTTCAGCCTGCTGGTGCACACTCTCCGCAAACTCAAGCAGGGCAAGAGCGTGAAGATCCCGGTGTATGACTTCACCACACACGGACGGCAGAAAGTATGG AAAACGGTGTATGGGGCCAGCGTCATTATATTTGAGGGCATCATGTCATTTGCAGATAAAGAGCTGCTGAAG CTGCTAGACATGAAGATCTTTGTGGACACAGATTCTGACATCCGGCTGGTACGGAGGCTCAGGAGGGACATCACAGAGCGCGGCCGGGACATCGATGGAGTGATCAAACAGTACAACAAGTTTGTGAAGCCAGCTTTTGAACAGTACATCGAGCCCACCATGAGACTGGCAGATATCGTGGTGCCACGAG GTGGTGGCAACATGGTGGCCATTGATCTTATAGTGCAGCACGTTCACAGTCAGCTGGAGGAG CGTGAACTCAGCGTCAG GGCGGCCCTGGCGTCTGCCCATCAGGCTCAGCCCCTTCCGCAGACCCTCAGTGTCCTGGAGAGTACGCCGCAGGTCCGCGGCATGCACACCATCAtcag AAATAAAGAGACCAGTCGAGACGAGTTCATCTTCTACTCTAAGAGGTTAATGCGGCTCCTCATCGAGAGAGCGCTGTCCTTCCTTCCATCTCAG GTTCACATTGTTCAGACCCCACAAGGAGAAGATTATGAGGGCCGAACTTTTCATGGGAAGAGG ATTACGGGTGTGTCGATTCTCAGGGCGGGAGAGACCATGGAGCCCGCGCTTAGGGCCGTGTGCAAAGACGTCCGCATTGGCAAAATCCTCATCCAGACCAATCAGGACACAGGAGAGCCGGAG TTGCATTATTTGCGTCTGCCCAAAGACATCAGCGAGGATCACGTGATTCTGATGGACTGCACTGTGTCCACCGGAGCGGCAGCCATGATGGCCATCAGAGTTTTACTT gatcaTGACGTTCGGGAGGATAAGATCCTGCTGGTGTCTCTGCTGATGGCTGAGATGGGTGTCCATTCTGTGGCCTACGCCTTTCCTCAGGTCAAAATCATCACCACCGCCGTCGACAAGAAGGTCAATGACCTGTTCCACATCATCCCCGGCATAG GAAATTTTGGGGATCGATATTTTGGCACGGATGCACCTCCAGACTGGAGCGATGATGACATGGATGAGCCCAGCTGCTGA